ACAACACCAGACCTTTTGATATACATTGCTCAAATAAGCATGGGGCGACATTCAATATCTCGGGTATCAATCACGCATCATTGCTGTGGAACTtgtccctcctcctcgccaaagTTGCCATTCTCAACTGTCGGGTAGGCACCTGTCATCATCTCTGCCCAGCTCCAGTCTAGTGTCATGGGCAGGGAGAATAGATCCTGCGGGAGTAGAGGTTGCTGGAACCCGCCTGCTGTTGGCCCTGGCGGGGACTGCATGCTTCCATTTCCATTCATGAACGAGTCAAAGTCGCCATTCTGCCCAGGCTGGGGCACCGGGAACTCCTGAGGCCAGCCAGCTGATCCCGCCGGAGAAGGGTCATTCATAGGGGTATTCATAGAGAATGAAGCCCTGTGATCACCATTCTGCGGCGGTGATAGCTGAGCTTGCGATGACCTTCTGTCACCAATAGAAGACACCGACATGGGCGGAGTCGCTTCGGCGGCTGTGGCCTGTCGAGGGGTCTGGGTTGAGGAGCCCGGGACTGGGGTCGCCTTGGCCGAGGCCGCGGAGGGATTGGGCGATGACCTGCTCGTCGTGTCCTGGTTCTTACGTTTCCGGCGAGAAGActgctccttctcggccttttcgaTAACAGCCTTGGCTATTCGCTCGAACTCGGAACAAATTCCAAGCATCCGATGAACACCACCCTGCTCAGCTTCCTGTCCAAGCATGGAGAGGAATGTCACCACCATGTTCATCAGGCGAGTGTCTGACTTTGCTCGTGGATCGAGAGGGTTCTGGAGGATATTGCCGAACAGGGTTACTAGCGCAGAAACGGGGAAGTATAGAATGAGCCTGATACCTAATTAGCATGTTAAGCCAGTAGATTGGGGTCTTGATTCTTACCAAACACAGGAAAAGTCACCCTGCGGGACGTATTTAAGCAGCGAGACAGATGCTCGTGCCGCAGCCGTGCAGAGGGCTGCCGAGGAAAAGACACGCGGGTTGAGCGGTTTGGCGTTGAGACCCTGAATAGCATAGTTGGACAAGCGGCTAGTCCAGTACCCGTGGTGAACCGACATACGATGGATCGTTGTCAGGCAGTTGTAATAGGTGAGGTGCACCATGACAACGTGGAGAATCAAGGGGGTATGCGAGGCCTTGATCTCATGTTCAGGTCGGTAGTCGATCGGAATGCGGTCCTTCCAGTCCTCCAGCTTCTGATCGAGCTCGCCAATTGTATTGAGGAGCTCGCCATCAGATTGCTTCGTGGCTTGAACCGAATACAGCCGCTTGTAGACCTCGCTCTCGATTGTGGCAAACTCGCACATGACGCGGAAAAGGTtcatcttgcccttgccgtcAGCCAGGGGAATGTTGCCAATGTTGTCCTCGGGGTCAGCATCCGGAAGCTCGACATTcatgtcatcgtcgtcctggGCTGGTGGACGGCCAGCACGGAGACACAGGTCCTTGTCGAGCATGTACGCAATCCAGAAGACTCTCTTGCGCTGCTCAATCTCGACTGGGTTGAGGTTGAATCCAGTTCCACGCTTGTGCAGACCGATACTGTGCGCTAGACGCATCGCCGCAGCGATCAGGAGGAACGTTGGCTGAGGGTTGGGCGTTCCTTGCATGAACAGAGCCATACCAAGAAGCGCTTGCACACTCAGGAGATCCGTGTTGCGCATGGTCAACTCGGGGAACACACCCAGTGCGTTCTTGAGATAACCCCATGCCttgtcatcctcctcctggggcaCGAGATTGCTCATGACACGCAAGCGGTGGGCAATCGCGAACGCGCAATTGAGACTAGCCCACCAGCCAGATCCTTGATATGGGTCCGAAGAGTACTGCCGTTCCACCAGGTGCATAAAGGTCGGCTGGTGGAAAAGAGGGAATATGCAGTTGAAGTTCTCAAAGAAGTCCTTAAGCAAAGACAACGCCTCGGGCTTCGAGGGTAGAGGCCGGAAGACGGGTCGTTGGAATAGATCGCCAAAGACTTCGGGCTTCCAGTTTGTCCATTTATGGTCATCCACTGACACATCCGAGATGGTTCGCTGGAACGAGTTGTCACCCGTCTTGGAATTCACCCATGAGATTCCCTTGGGCGAGAAAATAGAGAAACCCGAGGAAGAACCTGCATGGTATTAGCGACTGAACTGGGTGTAACAGGAACATAATCGCAACGTACCGATGTATCTTGTCTCACCATATGTATTGGTAACCAGTGAACACATCATTTCTGAAAGCgcctcgacttcttcctgGTCCTCAGGGTTGGCGTCATCGGGAGCTGGTGTCACTGACTTGCGCTTGTCTTCCCTCACAATAGGGTTCGGTGAGGTCAGTGAACTTTGAGGCGTCGACCCGGTTCCGTCAATAGCAGAAGGAACAGAGGCGGTCTGGGATGGCGAAGCGGGCGAAGATGCTGTAGCCATTGATGCCTGCCGTGACTTTTGGTTTCTTtccatcaacttcttctccagagcTCCGAGatcaccatcctcttcgtccAGAAGACCTGCAGGGGTATGTCAGTTTTCCAAGAGTTGGGAAAGTAGAGTGCTACTGGGAGACGACATACCAGATAGCCGTAGCAAGTGTTCCATCCGATTCAATCGGTTCTCTAGTCCTTCGATATACTTGGCGCTATAGATTGATAAGCAACTGATACCAAttcccgagaccaaggcttTGTTACCCTTTGGGAGGAGcgcgcttcttctcaactTGAGTAAAGACGCATTCTGTCTTGTAGTTGATGCAATGGGTGCAAGCAGGCATCTTGCCGTCGcacttgatcttcttcttccgacACATATCGCAAGCCTATCGAGCCCGAATCAGCGCCCAACTTCTCAAGGCCGACGAATACACCAAGATATCTCTTACCCTAGCaattctccttctctttggaTCATTGGAGTCGTCGAGTAGCATTGCTGAGTCGGGAAACATTTGAGCGGCGAGCTCAGGGGGCAACTGCGGTAGACCATCGTAACCGCCGAAGATCTGTGGCGGCTGATTCATAATAGGCGGTGCCATGCCTGGCACCTGAAAGCCCATATGATCCATCTTGTTCGAGGGTAATGCGTTCGTCGCGCAAAGGCGTGGGAATATTCGATGCAAAGGTTCGTGTTCGTGAACGGAGGTTCAATTCAGTGGGAGGCGACCTGAAGCTTGGCAGGACCCCTCGCTTCTGTAGAGGGTGCGCGTCGCGGCGAGGCCAGGCAAGGCGATAATCGTGGGCGTCTCGTCGAATGCTAACTGTTGGGGAGTGAAGTCGTAAGGCGAATCATGGGGTCCTTCGAAGGGCGACGCGGGAGAGTAGTAATAGGTAGGTAAGTAGGTGCTGCAGACAGTGGAGAGGTTAAAGAATCTCAGCCGTTTTGGCGCTGCTCTAGGATCGGAGTCCACGGATCGATTACATATGACGATGGGCAAGCCAAGGTCGGGGGAGCCGCCGTCGAAAAGGGCGTCggacaaggcaaggcaaagcagGGCCGGCCTGGGGGTGCGGCGCGCTAAAAGGGGAGAGCTTCCTAAGCCCGGCAGacgcctcttttttttctttctttcgTCTGAAGCAACCAAGCAAGCAGGCAAGCTCACGCTCCCCTCTCAAAGTCCGCAGCTCAAGTGTGTCTGTCTGGTGGGCGACTAATAAGAACTCGATGACTGAGGCGGAGGTGGGTGGGGTGGCGGAGTCCTTCTTTGGTGTgacccccctccctcccctctGGGCGGTAGCGTTGCACAGTAAGTTAAAGAGGTGCCGGATCAGCTGGAATTGTCTTGAAGGAGGCGGCCGCCGTGACGATGACTGGCGTTCCGTTCGCTGACAGTGAGATCTAAGGTGGTGAGGTGAGAAGTTGGTGATTTCGTTTTTCTTGCTAATAGAGATATATTCTTGGACGGTTGAGGTTGATGGGACTTCGGGGACCTAAAGATGTCCGGTAGCAGGTACCTCACGGCAGGTACACCTTCCTTTGCTAGTGAAACAAAAAGAGTTGCAGGGAAGAGATTCAGCCAAGCAGGGCAGGTGCAGAATAAGTCCTTATTCGAATCAGGCAAAGGGCTAGAGAGAGCCAATGCACGTCGTCTCGTCCATGTCATTTATCTCGTCCCGCCCAATCGCGAGCATCTTGGCCTGGCAGGGCTAGACAAAGTACTGTACTCTTTACCTGTCTGCCTGTTAGACGATGGGAATATGCAGGCCCGCAACCGCATCTCACGCACCGTTTGACCCCGGCCCGGCACTTGAACCAAAAAAGAACCGTCTTACATGCACCACCGCCTGCACTACAGCACCGTACATTACATGAGCGCTTGTTTATGGATTTTGACGCCGTATTCGGATTTCAACGTTtgagtttttttttttctataGAGGAATAACGTGACATGCAATGACAAATACTACCCCAACTTgacatccatccaatgcAAACACtggcagccgcagccgcgTACGCGCcgtcatccatccatccatgacaaCCCCAAGACGGACAACCCCCCCAGTCAATACCAGTCCCGCCCGATCCCGAAAAGTCCGCATTGAATTCAATGACGGCAAACACATGGCCGAGCAAGGGATTCCAACAGCCTCTGCTTCAGCCTTCAGCCCTCTCTCCAGAGATTGACGAGAAAAGTCTAGATTCTCCCTCCGCAAACAGGATAGCTCCCAACGCCTCCTGGAACGCCCAGACTTGCTTGGCCCCCGAAAAGCCATTCGCTTCTGGGCTTTACAGCAAATTCCGCACCTTAAGGTGCTC
This genomic interval from Fusarium keratoplasticum isolate Fu6.1 chromosome 9, whole genome shotgun sequence contains the following:
- a CDS encoding Zn(2)-C6 fungal-type domain-containing protein; this translates as MDHMGFQVPGMAPPIMNQPPQIFGGYDGLPQLPPELAAQMFPDSAMLLDDSNDPKRRRIARACDMCRKKKIKCDGKMPACTHCINYKTECVFTQVEKKRAPPKGAKYIEGLENRLNRMEHLLRLSGLLDEEDGDLGALEKKLMERNQKSRQASMATASSPASPSQTASVPSAIDGTGSTPQSSLTSPNPIVREDKRKSVTPAPDDANPEDQEEVEALSEMMCSLVTNTYGETRYIGSSSGFSIFSPKGISWVNSKTGDNSFQRTISDVSVDDHKWTNWKPEVFGDLFQRPVFRPLPSKPEALSLLKDFFENFNCIFPLFHQPTFMHLVERQYSSDPYQGSGWWASLNCAFAIAHRLRVMSNLVPQEEDDKAWGYLKNALGVFPELTMRNTDLLSVQALLGMALFMQGTPNPQPTFLLIAAAMRLAHSIGLHKRGTGFNLNPVEIEQRKRVFWIAYMLDKDLCLRAGRPPAQDDDDMNVELPDADPEDNIGNIPLADGKGKMNLFRVMCEFATIESEVYKRLYSVQATKQSDGELLNTIGELDQKLEDWKDRIPIDYRPEHEIKASHTPLILHVVMVHLTYYNCLTTIHRMSVHHGYWTSRLSNYAIQGLNAKPLNPRVFSSAALCTAAARASVSLLKYVPQGDFSCVWLILYFPVSALVTLFGNILQNPLDPRAKSDTRLMNMVVTFLSMLGQEAEQGGVHRMLGICSEFERIAKAVIEKAEKEQSSRRKRKNQDTTSRSSPNPSAASAKATPVPGSSTQTPRQATAAEATPPMSVSSIGDRRSSQAQLSPPQNGDHRASFSMNTPMNDPSPAGSAGWPQEFPVPQPGQNGDFDSFMNGNGSMQSPPGPTAGGFQQPLLPQDLFSLPMTLDWSWAEMMTGAYPTVENGNFGEEEGQVPQQ